In the genome of Xenopus laevis strain J_2021 chromosome 1S, Xenopus_laevis_v10.1, whole genome shotgun sequence, one region contains:
- the LOC121399195 gene encoding protein monoglycylase TTLL8-like: MDIQEIISYYLEDYFIKQTTDTERIIDADRDTDTQKTEYPAIEESLQNREPVKKESTELAVPIKDAVADTDSGSESESDSESESDNKPKFRHMSLILADRHIYFKAKLEKAIRKKKIFWLLRAEHIDESMRRRGWIQKISFTFDAKARDSRYLDPDSGLELKLSYSVKPSLIWSYRHYPYSIVEQDQMMNSYTNTDCFTTKFGLCVNLKNADKFFPRCYDLADKKGRMLFTGKSTLTCTQYSECIFTLSMEPGFL, from the exons ATGGATATTCAGGAGATAATATCCTATTATTTAG AAGATTACTTCATCAAGCAAACTACGGACACTGAAAGAATCATTGACGCAGACCGTGATACCGATACTCAG AAAACTGAATATCCTGCCATCGAGGAAAGTCTTCAGAACAGGGAACCTGTGAAGAAAGAATCCACTGAGTTAG CTGTTCCCATAAAAGATGCAGTCGCTGATACAGACAGTGGATCAGAGAGTGAATCAGACAGTGAATCAGAGAGTGACAACAAACCTAAG TTTCGACATATGTCACTGATACTAGCAGACCGACACATATATTTTAAAGCCAAGTTGGAAAAGGCAATTCGG aaaaagaaaatcttctgGCTGCTACGTGCTGAGCACATCGATGAAAGCATGCGTAGGAGAGGATGGATACAGAAAATATCTTTTACATTTG ATGCAAAAGCGAGGGATAGTAGATATCTTGATCCAGACAGCGGATTGGAG CTGAAGCTTTCTTATTCTGTAAAGCCCTCACTGATCTGGTCATACCGCCATTATCCCTACTCTATTGTGGAACAAGATCAGATGATGAACAGCTATACAAACACGGACTGCTTTACAACCAAG TTTGGACTGTGCGTGAATTTAAAGAACGCGGACAAATTCTTCCCACGTTGCTATGACCTGGCGGATAAAAAAGGGAGAATGTTATTTACTGGTAAGAGCACATTAACATGCACTCAATATTCAGAATGTATATTCACATTATCTATGGAACCTGGCTTTCTTTGA
- the LOC121399197 gene encoding tubulin monoglycylase TTLL3-like — translation MKTAAYSIIKWVVRRNSSPVQAEETTRNGCVAPISVNVILMAFMVCKMLMIPSINKDIDKKIKAMDPDWTEYLEGYYQLIHAGAEIKNSATYAEPCRHVLDKIQAKLPQLDIDTGRNIWILKRAALSGGRDIICMDRVKKIIKFVQSHDSRHVEKKWVIQKYIERPFLIYNTKFDMRQFFLVTAWNPLTIWYYKENYICMSSQPFNLENLDNSIHLCNRAVQMQFKNCPTRHPELPEDNVWSNRKLQEYLCMIGAENVWEDVMVPGIKKIIYQTMQVSQNKVTHRKNSFDIYGADFMFSENFNPWLIEINSRPDMSSPTAVTGVIFKSILEDTIKVIIDRKKDPNCDIGAYELIQKQVHYYQGVNDKRYSLWEYIIIGIYIKG, via the exons ATGAAAACTGCAGCGTATAGTATCATAAAATGGGTTGTAAGAAGAAACAGTTCGCCTGTTCAAGCAGAAG aaactaCAAGGAACGGCTGTGTTGCACCTATTTCAGTCAATGTCATTTTAATGGCTTTTATGGTCTGCAAAATGCTCATGATTCCCTCAATAAATAAGGACATAGACAAGAAAATTAAAGCGATGGATCCCGATTGGACAGAATATTTAGAGGGATACTATCAGCTCATACA CGCCGGCGCAGAGATTAAGAATTCTGCCACGTATGCTGAACCTTGCCGCCACGTTTTAGATAAAATTCAGGCAAAACTCCCACAGCTGGATATCGACACAGGAAGAAATATCTGGATACTGAAAAGAGCCGCTCTCTCCGGAGGAAGAG ATATAATTTGCATGGATCgcgtgaaaaaaataattaagtttGTTCAAAGCCATGACAGCCGACATGTGGAAAAGAAGTGGGTGATACAGAAGTACATAGAGAGGCCATTTCTCATTTACAACACTAAGTTTGATATGCGCCAGTTTTTCTTAGTAACGGCCTGGAACCCCCTGACAATCTGGTACTATAAGGAAAATTACATTTGTATGTCATCACAACCTTTCAACTTGGAGAATCTGGACAA CTCCATACACCTGTGCAACAGAGCCGTCCAGATGCAGTTTAAAAACTGCCCAACCCGTCACCCTGAGCTGCCTGAAGACAATGTATGGTCTAATAGAAAACTGCAGGAATACCTATGCATGATTGGAGCAGAAAACGTCTGGGAGGACGTGATGGTGCCAGGGATTAAGAAAATCATATATCAAACTATGCAAGTTTCTCAGAACAAAGTAACGCACAGAAAGAACAGTTTTGATATTTATGGTGCTGATTTCATGTTCAGCGAGAACTTCAATCCGTGGCTCATTGAGATCAATTCCAGGCCAGATATGAGTTCACCCACAGCAGTGACTGGTGTGATCTTTAAAAGTATTTTAGAGGACACCATAAAAGTCATCATTGATCGTAAGAAGGACCCGAACTGCGACATCGGAGCATATGAGCTGATACAGAAACAGGTACATTATTATCAAGGGGTGAATGATAAAAGGTATTCATTATGGGAATATATAATCATAGGGATATATATAAAGGGATAA